A genomic region of uncultured Methanobrevibacter sp. contains the following coding sequences:
- a CDS encoding inositol-3-phosphate synthase, which translates to MDKIKIAIVGIGNCASSLIQGIHYYDGKKPEDAIGLMHWEIGGYKPSDLDVVAAFDVDARKVGKTIDEAIFAKPNCTTVFQEDIPKYDVKVSMGHVLDGVADHMSNYDDEYTFVVSDAEPVDVVSVLKESGAEILVNYLPVGSEEAARYYAQCALDAGIAYVNCMPVFIVSDDEWDAKFREKGIPIVGDDIKAQIGATITHRTLASLFMDRGVKLDKTYQINTGGNTDFLNMLNRERLDSKKESKTEAVQSVLTERMDDRDIHIGPSDYVPWQNDNKLCFLRMEGRTFGDVPMNIELRLSVEDSPNSAGCVIDAVRCCKIGLERGVGGQLTSISSYTMKHPPVQYTDDEAYENVEKFISGELER; encoded by the coding sequence TTGGATAAAATTAAAATAGCTATTGTTGGAATAGGGAACTGTGCAAGTTCACTTATTCAAGGAATTCATTATTATGATGGTAAAAAACCGGAAGATGCAATCGGATTGATGCACTGGGAAATTGGAGGATATAAACCTAGTGACCTTGATGTAGTTGCAGCTTTTGATGTGGATGCAAGAAAAGTTGGAAAAACTATTGATGAAGCAATTTTTGCTAAACCTAATTGTACAACTGTTTTTCAGGAAGACATTCCTAAATATGATGTTAAAGTAAGTATGGGTCATGTTTTGGATGGTGTTGCTGATCATATGTCAAATTATGATGATGAATACACTTTCGTTGTAAGTGATGCTGAACCTGTTGATGTTGTTAGCGTTTTAAAAGAAAGCGGAGCTGAAATATTGGTCAATTACTTGCCGGTAGGTTCTGAAGAAGCTGCAAGATATTATGCTCAATGTGCTTTAGATGCTGGAATTGCATATGTCAACTGTATGCCTGTATTCATTGTAAGTGATGATGAATGGGATGCAAAATTCAGAGAAAAAGGTATTCCTATAGTTGGAGATGATATTAAAGCTCAAATCGGTGCTACTATCACACATAGAACACTAGCTAGCTTATTCATGGATAGGGGTGTAAAATTAGATAAGACCTATCAGATAAATACTGGTGGTAACACTGACTTTTTAAATATGCTTAACCGTGAAAGATTAGATTCCAAAAAAGAATCCAAGACCGAAGCGGTTCAATCTGTTTTAACTGAAAGAATGGATGACAGGGATATTCATATTGGTCCTAGTGACTATGTCCCATGGCAAAATGATAATAAATTATGTTTCCTCAGAATGGAAGGCCGCACATTTGGTGATGTTCCAATGAACATTGAACTCAGGTTAAGTGTGGAAGACTCTCCAAACTCTGCAGGATGCGTTATTGATGCTGTCAGATGTTGTAAAATCGGTTTGGAAAGAGGTGTTGGTGGACAGTTAACTTCTATTTCTTCATACACTATGAAACACCCTCCGGTACAATATACTGATGATGAAGCATATGAAAATGTTGAAAAATTCATTTCAGGCGAACTTGAAAGATAA
- the oadA gene encoding sodium-extruding oxaloacetate decarboxylase subunit alpha, producing the protein MAKVRFTETALRDAHQSLLATRMRTRDMIPIAEEMDNVGYFSVEAWGGATFDTCIRYLNEDPWERLRQLKAEFNKTPVQMLLRGQNLVGYKHYADDVVTKFVEKSYENGVDIFRIFDALNDIRNMEKAIKVAKDQGAHVQGTISYTISPVHTIDDFVELAKNLEALDCDSVAIKDMAGLITPTAAYELVSKLKEETGLLVDLHSHCTSGMTPVSYYAACQAGVDVLDTAISPLAWGTSQPPTESMVAALQGTPYDTGLDLKLLSHIKKYFDDIKEKYSGILDPISESIDADVLLYQIPGGMLSNLISQLKEQNALDRYSDVLEEMPRVRKDMGYPPLVTPTSQIVGIQSVMNVLGGERYKTVSNEVKEYMKGKYGKPPAPVDPVISKKIIGDEEVITCRPADLIEPEFDKFKTEGEAEGFVKSDEDALTYALYPPIAPKFLKGEAEEEPLKPPVSLDENEAIGIPTEYNVEVDGDVFEVKIMPTGFMEIGEGTGSTGGPVGDIEGGVISAMQGMVIKLNVNVGDKVEKGSTICVIEAMKMENDIQSEVDGVVEEIFVEPGDAVSIGDILMVIK; encoded by the coding sequence ATGGCAAAAGTAAGATTTACAGAAACAGCACTTCGTGATGCTCACCAATCATTGCTTGCAACTAGGATGAGAACCAGAGATATGATTCCTATTGCTGAAGAGATGGACAATGTTGGATATTTCTCTGTTGAAGCTTGGGGTGGAGCTACTTTTGATACCTGTATTAGATATTTAAACGAAGACCCATGGGAAAGATTAAGACAACTGAAAGCTGAATTTAATAAAACTCCTGTTCAAATGCTTTTAAGAGGGCAAAATTTAGTAGGTTACAAACATTATGCAGATGATGTCGTTACAAAATTTGTGGAAAAATCTTATGAGAATGGTGTCGACATTTTTAGAATTTTCGATGCATTAAACGATATCAGAAACATGGAAAAAGCAATCAAAGTAGCTAAAGATCAGGGAGCTCATGTTCAGGGTACTATCAGTTACACTATAAGTCCTGTACATACAATCGATGACTTTGTTGAACTTGCTAAAAATCTCGAAGCACTTGACTGTGATTCAGTAGCAATTAAAGATATGGCAGGTTTAATTACTCCTACTGCTGCTTACGAATTAGTTTCCAAATTAAAAGAAGAAACTGGTCTTTTAGTTGATTTACACAGTCACTGTACTAGTGGTATGACTCCTGTAAGTTATTATGCTGCATGTCAGGCTGGAGTGGATGTTTTGGATACTGCAATTTCACCTCTTGCATGGGGAACAAGCCAACCTCCTACAGAAAGTATGGTTGCAGCACTTCAGGGAACTCCTTATGACACTGGTCTTGATTTAAAATTATTGTCTCATATTAAAAAATACTTTGACGACATTAAAGAAAAATATTCAGGTATTCTTGATCCTATTTCTGAAAGTATCGATGCAGATGTATTGCTGTATCAGATTCCTGGAGGAATGCTTTCAAATCTTATTTCACAGCTCAAAGAGCAAAATGCTCTTGACAGATACAGTGATGTACTTGAAGAAATGCCTCGTGTCAGAAAAGATATGGGATACCCTCCACTTGTAACTCCAACAAGTCAAATCGTAGGTATTCAATCTGTAATGAACGTTTTAGGTGGAGAAAGATATAAAACCGTATCCAATGAAGTTAAAGAATACATGAAAGGAAAATACGGTAAACCACCAGCTCCAGTAGATCCTGTAATATCTAAAAAGATTATTGGAGATGAAGAGGTTATCACCTGCAGACCTGCTGATTTGATTGAACCTGAATTTGATAAATTCAAAACAGAAGGAGAAGCAGAAGGATTTGTCAAATCTGATGAAGATGCATTAACCTATGCGTTATACCCACCAATTGCTCCTAAATTCCTTAAAGGTGAAGCTGAAGAAGAACCTTTAAAACCTCCGGTTTCCCTTGATGAAAATGAAGCTATTGGAATTCCAACCGAGTATAACGTTGAAGTTGACGGCGATGTATTTGAAGTTAAAATCATGCCTACTGGATTTATGGAAATCGGTGAAGGTACTGGTTCTACCGGAGGTCCTGTCGGAGATATTGAAGGAGGAGTTATCTCTGCAATGCAGGGTATGGTAATCAAACTCAACGTCAATGTTGGAGATAAAGTTGAAAAAGGCTCTACTATCTGTGTTATTGAAGCTATGAAGATGGAAAACGATATCCAATCTGAAGTTGATGGTGTAGTTGAGGAAATCTTCGTAGAACCTGGTGATGCAGTAAGTATTGGCGATATTTTAATGGTAATCAAATAG
- a CDS encoding tRNA-dihydrouridine synthase, giving the protein MKDIFDECQFGDLKLNSRIVRTGTWETETEEGGFLSPAIYDRYEKIASSGTGLIISEMFVLDHKDRFAPYSSSLNYVGFVKDYKMITDICHNYDVPVLGQLAFFYYDDGDNQKAEPNDLTIDGIRKLQAEVIMAAKKFSFAGFDGIQIDMGNNFYLTRFINPYFNQRKDEYGGSTENRVRIASEIIKVIKKTMDMHVSIRINPWDVRKDGMTAEESLKVAKELEKAGADSIQLTARTISYLYDGSEKNPFLVYVDKLIDEVDIPVILGGSLRDMKSMNDVLNHSDVEFMSMSKPFVAQADFLAEWKANGDGVSICQSCNNCYSKKTSTCFKY; this is encoded by the coding sequence ATGAAGGATATTTTTGATGAATGTCAATTTGGAGATTTAAAGCTTAACAGTAGAATAGTCAGAACAGGAACCTGGGAAACTGAAACAGAAGAAGGAGGATTTTTATCACCTGCAATTTATGACAGATACGAAAAAATTGCAAGCTCCGGAACAGGTCTGATAATATCTGAAATGTTTGTACTGGATCATAAGGACCGTTTCGCCCCTTACTCATCCAGTTTAAATTATGTGGGTTTTGTTAAGGATTACAAGATGATAACTGACATCTGTCACAATTATGATGTGCCGGTTTTAGGGCAATTGGCATTCTTTTACTATGATGACGGAGACAATCAGAAGGCTGAACCGAATGATTTGACAATAGATGGAATCAGAAAGCTTCAGGCGGAAGTTATAATGGCTGCTAAAAAATTCTCATTTGCAGGATTTGACGGAATTCAAATAGATATGGGTAACAATTTTTATTTAACACGTTTTATTAATCCATATTTCAATCAAAGAAAAGATGAGTATGGTGGAAGCACTGAAAATCGTGTGAGAATTGCATCTGAAATCATCAAGGTCATTAAAAAGACCATGGACATGCATGTAAGTATCAGAATCAATCCATGGGATGTAAGAAAAGACGGCATGACTGCTGAAGAAAGTCTTAAAGTAGCAAAAGAACTTGAAAAAGCCGGTGCAGACAGTATTCAGCTGACCGCACGTACAATTTCATATCTTTATGACGGCTCTGAGAAAAATCCGTTTCTGGTTTATGTTGACAAGTTAATTGATGAGGTTGACATTCCTGTAATTCTGGGAGGTTCCTTAAGGGATATGAAATCCATGAATGACGTGCTGAACCACAGTGACGTTGAATTCATGTCAATGTCCAAGCCGTTTGTTGCGCAGGCTGATTTTCTAGCAGAATGGAAAGCGAATGGAGATGGAGTATCCATTTGTCAAAGCTGCAATAACTGTTATTCTAAAAAAACCAGTACTTGCTTTAAATATTAA
- a CDS encoding vWA domain-containing protein, which translates to MKDMPNNEKLDLIFLIDRSGSMYGSEMDTIGGFNSFLDKERANGFDTNVTTVLFNHQCEMLYKRKSIDDVKNLTKEEYFVRGSTSLLDAIGKTVTLLEREIKNKVLFVIMTDGMENASVEFSKSQIKNMITNHDWEFIFIGADIDSYAEAGSIGIKRSRVANYVKSKEGIGRAYDSVSNVTRCMRANADLDNSNWKKDLEEFD; encoded by the coding sequence ATGAAAGATATGCCTAACAATGAGAAATTAGATTTAATATTTTTAATTGACCGTAGCGGATCTATGTACGGCTCTGAAATGGACACAATAGGTGGTTTTAACTCATTTTTAGATAAAGAAAGAGCTAATGGATTTGATACAAATGTAACAACTGTTCTTTTCAACCATCAATGCGAAATGTTATACAAAAGAAAATCAATTGATGATGTTAAGAATCTAACTAAAGAAGAATACTTTGTAAGGGGCTCAACATCCCTTCTTGATGCAATTGGAAAAACAGTAACTCTTCTTGAAAGGGAAATTAAAAATAAAGTTTTGTTTGTTATAATGACTGATGGGATGGAAAATGCTTCTGTTGAATTTTCAAAATCTCAGATTAAGAATATGATTACCAATCATGACTGGGAATTCATATTCATCGGTGCTGATATTGATTCATATGCTGAAGCAGGAAGTATAGGTATTAAAAGATCCCGCGTTGCCAATTATGTTAAATCAAAAGAAGGTATTGGAAGAGCATATGATTCTGTTTCTAATGTCACTCGCTGTATGAGAGCTAATGCGGATTTGGATAATTCAAATTGGAAAAAGGATTTGGAGGAATTTGACTAG
- a CDS encoding glycosyltransferase family 39 protein produces the protein MFEDFNIKSKDKYYLLALLIFSSIMVVYYINFNLEVGISCSDVYVYLLNALYYTGINHHSTNNIYLSPIICFLTSILFRFGLVDKLAIFIVTGLFAILGNIGVYLLFRQFFDENLSICGAVMYLTTSLSLTWLANGTLDVPAVGMTVWFALLCIIAIDKNPKFYIYATPFFVIGFFTRYTLVLTVIALVLYYIYKKGFHIEKPDRKYLAIGIVIAIVIAAVILTTILGMGNGQFEAASQISNGIAGKGGAETDPAFNTEVGYYLFNMANFISNSHTVFEGNPVLENPTILSGLLFAILIIGGLIWIKDHEIKLERKHILPAALILIGIITYTRVSSVLTTLIIIAGLYLLGKDSEYKTEYMMLAWILANFIFYSYYHIKVNRYILPIFPALIYFIIKAVSIIQDKIKINKNIIPIILIALFVVQGFAFTYTFEPTDKYNTTEEMSQYLKSVDPNYENVKIGVYNIRPFLWWIGDNVEGIPIVDQAAIDKSNMTYYISNAKMKNLTNYTEIKNINNLYLYNRTSY, from the coding sequence ATGTTTGAAGATTTCAATATAAAAAGTAAAGACAAGTATTATCTGCTGGCACTGCTAATTTTCAGCAGCATTATGGTAGTTTACTACATTAACTTTAACCTGGAAGTGGGTATAAGCTGTTCTGACGTGTACGTTTATCTTTTAAATGCACTTTACTACACAGGAATAAATCACCACTCTACAAACAACATTTATCTATCGCCGATAATCTGTTTTTTAACATCTATTCTTTTCAGATTCGGCCTAGTGGATAAACTGGCCATATTCATAGTAACCGGATTATTTGCAATACTGGGAAATATTGGCGTTTATCTTTTATTCAGACAATTTTTTGATGAAAATCTAAGCATTTGCGGAGCTGTCATGTATTTAACTACTTCACTTAGTCTTACATGGCTTGCAAACGGTACACTGGACGTTCCTGCAGTGGGAATGACAGTTTGGTTTGCACTGCTATGCATAATAGCCATCGACAAAAATCCTAAATTTTACATTTATGCAACACCATTCTTTGTAATCGGTTTTTTTACAAGATACACTCTTGTTTTAACAGTGATTGCACTGGTACTCTATTACATTTATAAAAAAGGATTTCACATTGAAAAACCTGACCGAAAATACCTTGCAATTGGAATTGTAATCGCAATCGTGATTGCAGCCGTCATACTGACAACCATACTGGGCATGGGAAACGGACAATTTGAAGCTGCATCACAGATTTCCAATGGAATTGCAGGAAAAGGAGGTGCAGAAACAGACCCTGCATTCAATACTGAAGTCGGATACTATCTCTTCAACATGGCGAATTTCATTTCAAACTCCCATACAGTATTTGAGGGAAATCCTGTATTGGAAAATCCTACAATACTTTCCGGACTTTTATTTGCAATTCTGATTATCGGCGGACTGATCTGGATTAAAGACCATGAAATAAAACTTGAAAGAAAGCATATTCTTCCGGCAGCTTTGATTTTAATAGGCATTATAACCTATACAAGAGTAAGTTCCGTTTTGACAACACTTATCATCATAGCCGGATTATACCTGCTTGGAAAGGACAGCGAATACAAGACAGAATATATGATGTTAGCGTGGATATTGGCAAACTTTATATTTTACAGCTATTACCACATTAAGGTCAACAGATACATACTGCCGATATTTCCGGCACTGATTTACTTTATAATAAAAGCGGTAAGCATTATTCAGGACAAAATCAAAATAAACAAAAACATAATCCCAATTATACTGATTGCACTATTTGTAGTGCAAGGATTCGCATTTACATACACATTCGAACCGACAGACAAGTACAATACAACAGAGGAAATGTCACAGTATCTGAAAAGTGTCGACCCGAATTATGAAAATGTCAAGATCGGTGTTTACAACATACGCCCTTTCCTCTGGTGGATTGGAGATAATGTGGAAGGAATACCGATAGTCGACCAGGCCGCAATAGATAAAAGCAACATGACGTATTACATTTCAAATGCAAAGATGAAAAATTTAACAAATTACACAGAGATTAAAAATATTAATAATCTGTACTTATATAACAGAACAAGCTATTAG
- a CDS encoding transcriptional regulator, which translates to MIDEDLIHHVNKSSYRVKVIKTLENYPKIPKDIAADCGILQNHISNVLTELSNLGLIVCINPEVKKGRVYRLTEDGEEMLSKLV; encoded by the coding sequence ATGATAGATGAGGATCTTATACATCATGTTAACAAGTCTTCTTACAGGGTTAAAGTAATAAAAACTCTTGAAAATTATCCTAAAATACCTAAAGATATTGCTGCAGACTGCGGTATTTTACAAAATCATATCTCAAATGTCTTAACTGAACTTAGTAATTTAGGTTTGATCGTATGCATTAATCCTGAAGTTAAAAAAGGCCGAGTATACAGACTTACTGAGGACGGAGAAGAAATGTTGAGTAAACTTGTCTGA
- a CDS encoding NERD domain-containing protein, with translation MKVVCCKNCGAKYQLEDNDDITTFECSSCAGDLEYLEDEYSESENDSRSSFIDSFKYDNSQIVQCEDCGLKYKIKNSDSILDYECDSCGGSLRYLDDELNKELDEYIKERKKEVQHIRQETTQFTSETPETEEGEAEDNSGSFKSITNRIGNFFSEEHMLEIAKDEKEKELEMEEEHSKTARTTIPQPVLSKFGREFAVPKTNDYNILKNFLKDEFFKGMNEYYPNTSQEKPSERSMGSFIERLKIPEPDENTGQSSGSIYDGGNDFDIQNLDTNTVILLVGAVIFILSIIEILLFNSGIGIVAIFIGVIILVYALYRTRDVKETEIRTRIIREHLLTLPDDYYVFYNVKTPTSNSSINHLVVGPTGIYALLSQKYNPKLRLESENENLNLISSNDLDEDKIEEFHDSGNMKRFRYTTKQAKFSQDNKVKQKALALGEDLINFLNDNNIKNCFVEPLVGFINNEVVVINMPLTDEDLFIEELLNQIKTSTIKLDSETIDKCAVLINNYSADCSSEII, from the coding sequence ATGAAAGTTGTATGCTGTAAGAATTGTGGTGCAAAATACCAGCTCGAGGATAATGACGACATCACTACCTTCGAGTGTTCTTCATGTGCAGGAGATTTAGAATATCTGGAAGATGAATATTCTGAAAGTGAAAATGACTCTCGCTCCTCATTTATTGATTCATTCAAGTATGATAATTCACAGATAGTCCAATGTGAAGACTGCGGATTAAAATATAAAATTAAAAATAGTGACAGCATACTTGATTATGAATGTGATAGCTGCGGAGGTTCTTTAAGGTATTTGGACGATGAATTAAATAAGGAATTAGACGAATACATCAAAGAACGTAAAAAAGAGGTTCAGCACATCAGACAGGAAACTACTCAATTCACTAGTGAAACTCCTGAAACAGAAGAAGGCGAAGCTGAAGATAATTCAGGCTCCTTTAAATCAATTACTAACAGAATAGGAAATTTCTTCTCCGAAGAACATATGCTAGAAATAGCTAAAGATGAAAAAGAAAAAGAACTTGAAATGGAAGAAGAACATTCCAAAACTGCAAGAACAACAATTCCTCAACCAGTATTGTCAAAGTTCGGAAGAGAATTTGCAGTCCCAAAAACCAATGATTATAATATTCTTAAGAATTTCCTTAAAGATGAATTCTTTAAAGGCATGAATGAATATTATCCGAATACCTCTCAGGAAAAACCTTCTGAAAGGTCAATGGGAAGCTTTATTGAAAGACTTAAAATACCTGAACCTGATGAAAATACTGGCCAAAGCTCCGGATCCATTTATGATGGCGGAAATGACTTTGATATACAGAATTTAGATACAAATACTGTAATTCTCCTTGTTGGAGCAGTTATTTTTATCTTAAGTATTATCGAAATACTTTTATTCAACAGCGGAATTGGAATAGTTGCAATATTCATCGGAGTAATTATCTTAGTTTATGCACTTTATAGAACTAGAGATGTAAAGGAAACCGAAATAAGAACAAGAATTATCAGAGAACATTTATTAACTTTACCTGATGATTACTATGTATTCTACAATGTGAAAACTCCTACTTCAAACTCTAGTATAAACCATTTGGTTGTAGGCCCAACTGGAATTTATGCTCTTTTATCTCAAAAATACAATCCGAAACTCAGATTAGAATCTGAAAATGAAAATTTAAATCTGATCAGTTCCAATGATTTGGATGAAGATAAAATCGAAGAATTCCATGACAGTGGAAATATGAAGAGATTTAGATACACAACCAAGCAGGCTAAATTCTCTCAAGACAATAAAGTCAAACAAAAAGCTTTGGCTTTAGGTGAAGATTTAATCAATTTCCTCAATGACAACAACATCAAAAACTGTTTTGTTGAACCTTTAGTCGGTTTCATAAACAATGAAGTTGTTGTAATAAACATGCCTTTAACTGATGAAGACCTGTTTATTGAAGAATTATTGAATCAGATAAAAACCAGTACAATTAAATTAGATTCTGAAACAATAGACAAATGTGCTGTTTTAATTAACAATTATTCAGCAGACTGCTCTTCAGAAATAATTTAA
- the queC gene encoding 7-cyano-7-deazaguanine synthase QueC, with the protein MKKAIAVLSGGLDCTVASSVYDRDYEIHAITFNYGQKAFKRELEASREICKKMNWSHEVIDLPWLSKISTSSLNTSEEIPEVSEADLDDIEKSSESASSVWVPARNTVFTSIALSYAESIGAEIIIVGWNGEEGSTFPDNSKEYMEKFNELIDVGSPDKIKIEAPAIDLNKEEIIELGVKVGAPMELSYSCYKGGDKHCGVCESCMRRRRAFENLNVKDLTEYEN; encoded by the coding sequence ATGAAAAAAGCAATAGCAGTTCTTTCCGGAGGCCTTGACTGTACTGTTGCATCAAGCGTTTACGACAGGGATTATGAAATTCATGCAATAACATTCAATTATGGTCAAAAAGCGTTCAAAAGAGAACTTGAAGCCTCCAGAGAAATCTGTAAAAAAATGAACTGGAGCCATGAAGTTATCGACCTTCCATGGCTTTCAAAAATAAGCACATCAAGCCTGAACACTTCTGAAGAAATTCCTGAAGTTTCAGAAGCTGACCTTGATGATATTGAAAAAAGCAGTGAAAGTGCAAGCAGCGTTTGGGTTCCTGCAAGAAATACTGTTTTTACATCAATTGCCCTTTCATATGCAGAAAGCATTGGTGCAGAAATAATAATTGTCGGATGGAACGGTGAAGAAGGCAGTACATTTCCCGACAATTCAAAAGAATATATGGAAAAATTCAATGAACTGATTGATGTCGGTTCACCGGATAAAATTAAAATTGAAGCACCAGCCATAGATTTAAATAAAGAGGAAATAATAGAGTTAGGAGTTAAAGTTGGTGCTCCAATGGAATTAAGTTATTCCTGTTATAAAGGAGGCGACAAACATTGCGGTGTTTGTGAAAGCTGCATGAGGCGCAGACGTGCCTTTGAAAATTTAAATGTCAAGGATTTGACTGAATATGAAAACTAG
- a CDS encoding M48 family metallopeptidase, protein MAKDDRSGVNPFTGKSHFDIINDDKFLQEAYNEYYSMINQSQLLDDAPNGQIVRNVAVRLIRAVEDYLAEIGRSDYTQDYYDWDFHLVANDTINAFCMPGGKIVMFSGILSVANTEEKVAFILGHEMAHALLDHSRTRQSAQTAHNAITSAAWFGSFALDLVGLGGIGSMTRAATNVASVGSQYFLLNPWGRDQELEADKLGMMIIHWAGYDISSIPAFWQSMAGGNPNNHDFFSTHPSDSKRIAVMNELIHEIENQKDFYSSPVLSDTPKPKEEFKSSHVIGENIIKYCQNCGARADIDAKFCIKCGAKFEDVGNCPKCGAPVESGDKFCTNCGNKI, encoded by the coding sequence ATGGCAAAAGATGATAGAAGCGGTGTCAATCCGTTCACTGGAAAATCACATTTTGACATTATAAACGATGACAAGTTTCTCCAGGAAGCTTACAATGAATATTATTCCATGATTAATCAGTCACAGCTTTTGGATGATGCTCCAAATGGTCAGATTGTAAGAAATGTTGCTGTCCGATTGATTCGGGCTGTTGAAGATTATTTGGCAGAAATTGGTAGAAGCGATTATACTCAGGATTATTATGACTGGGATTTTCATCTGGTTGCTAATGATACAATTAATGCATTCTGCATGCCTGGCGGTAAAATCGTAATGTTTTCAGGCATTCTTTCAGTTGCAAATACTGAAGAAAAAGTTGCATTTATCTTGGGTCATGAAATGGCGCATGCTCTTTTGGACCATTCAAGAACCAGACAAAGTGCTCAGACTGCACATAATGCCATAACTTCTGCTGCATGGTTTGGAAGTTTTGCACTTGACCTTGTGGGGCTGGGAGGAATAGGAAGTATGACAAGGGCTGCAACCAATGTTGCCAGTGTCGGTTCACAGTATTTCCTTTTAAATCCATGGGGAAGAGACCAGGAACTGGAAGCAGATAAGCTGGGTATGATGATTATTCATTGGGCAGGATACGATATTTCATCAATTCCTGCATTTTGGCAATCAATGGCCGGCGGAAATCCTAACAATCATGATTTCTTTTCAACACATCCTTCAGATTCAAAAAGAATCGCTGTGATGAACGAACTGATTCATGAAATTGAAAATCAAAAGGACTTTTATTCATCACCGGTTTTAAGCGACACTCCAAAACCTAAAGAAGAATTTAAATCTTCCCATGTAATTGGGGAAAATATTATCAAATATTGTCAGAACTGTGGTGCCAGAGCAGATATTGACGCTAAATTTTGCATTAAATGTGGGGCCAAATTTGAGGACGTAGGTAACTGTCCGAAATGTGGAGCTCCTGTAGAAAGTGGAGATAAATTCTGCACTAACTGTGGAAATAAAATCTGA
- a CDS encoding UbiA family prenyltransferase, giving the protein MNPYIEILRPGNAIMGAIVVVLVAIIDKTFSLPILLATLAVFFETSAGNVINDYFDYQIDLINKPERPIPSGRISLTNGRNYGYLMFLLGTICGFLISFLTGNWIPFIIVLIADVILYLYAYKLKSTPLIGNLAVGFMTGFGFVFAGFSINNPDIIFTSIFLGFFAFVMTTARELVKDIEDMEGDKAEGAKTLPILYGEKITAILAFILIIIDCALCPMLYYFNIFGLYYLIIIAVAVLLFIYSAILIIKNQDRQTAAKVSKYLKMGMLIAFVSFIFGSF; this is encoded by the coding sequence ATGAATCCATATATTGAAATATTGAGACCCGGAAATGCAATAATGGGTGCGATTGTTGTAGTTTTAGTGGCAATAATTGATAAAACCTTTAGTTTACCCATACTACTTGCAACTTTAGCTGTATTTTTTGAAACTTCTGCAGGAAATGTCATTAATGACTATTTTGATTACCAGATTGATTTAATCAACAAACCCGAACGTCCGATTCCATCAGGAAGAATTTCACTGACAAATGGCCGTAACTATGGTTATTTAATGTTTTTACTTGGAACAATTTGCGGATTCCTGATTAGCTTTCTGACTGGAAACTGGATTCCATTCATAATTGTATTGATAGCAGATGTTATTCTTTATTTATATGCATACAAGCTGAAATCAACTCCATTAATCGGAAACCTTGCAGTCGGATTTATGACCGGTTTTGGATTCGTATTTGCAGGATTCAGCATTAATAATCCTGACATAATATTCACATCAATATTTTTAGGATTCTTCGCATTCGTTATGACAACTGCCAGGGAACTTGTAAAGGATATCGAGGACATGGAAGGAGACAAGGCAGAAGGGGCAAAAACATTGCCCATTTTATATGGAGAAAAAATAACTGCTATTTTAGCATTTATTTTAATAATAATCGATTGTGCACTATGTCCTATGCTTTATTACTTTAACATATTCGGATTGTATTATCTGATTATTATTGCAGTGGCAGTATTGCTGTTCATTTATTCTGCAATTCTGATTATTAAAAATCAGGACAGGCAAACTGCTGCCAAAGTTTCAAAGTACCTGAAAATGGGAATGCTTATAGCATTCGTATCATTCATATTCGGATCATTTTAA